From Methanomassiliicoccales archaeon LGM-RCC1, one genomic window encodes:
- a CDS encoding phosphoglycerate mutase, with translation MSNTLFVLLDGAEDDPHPDLGGKKPYEVAEMPFLKKKACHRYTTTGRGYTHLFLNEFFTGHPPEMARAAIEAMGLGLLDVKDPKRTAYRLSPAVIDGDTVHWSYHADEFKQELIAAVNKNLHILEEYNPRIEYFIGGRAILTMDSDYVPELPGPPVDAPFVQLPGKFGEFIEGVRKDMNGITDYPWGCGKFGRQYEPVEGLNNLFAVSNSPTALGICASMGFDFKLIEEVEDRFPVARDMLDKGNVFLHIDEVDEYSHQKDPFKKKAILEETDRLMEKYFSDADNIIYFVDHGTSCVTGEHILMNVPLWSTIDLGKGPDEVLPLNTIVSSLLAKKR, from the coding sequence ATGAGCAACACACTTTTCGTTCTCCTCGACGGGGCGGAAGACGATCCGCATCCAGACCTAGGAGGGAAGAAGCCCTACGAGGTGGCTGAGATGCCGTTCCTGAAAAAGAAGGCCTGCCATAGGTACACCACGACCGGAAGGGGATACACGCATCTCTTCCTCAACGAGTTCTTCACCGGACATCCTCCGGAGATGGCTCGCGCCGCGATAGAAGCGATGGGGCTCGGATTGCTGGATGTCAAGGATCCCAAAAGGACCGCCTACAGGCTCAGTCCAGCTGTGATCGACGGTGACACCGTTCACTGGTCCTATCATGCCGATGAGTTCAAACAGGAGCTCATCGCGGCTGTGAACAAGAACCTGCACATCCTGGAAGAGTACAACCCTAGGATCGAGTACTTCATCGGAGGAAGGGCCATCCTGACCATGGACTCCGATTACGTCCCCGAGCTCCCCGGACCTCCGGTGGATGCTCCCTTCGTCCAGCTGCCAGGTAAGTTCGGCGAGTTCATCGAGGGCGTACGCAAGGACATGAACGGGATCACCGATTATCCTTGGGGATGCGGGAAGTTCGGAAGGCAGTACGAGCCCGTCGAGGGACTTAACAACCTGTTCGCTGTTTCCAACAGCCCCACTGCACTGGGCATATGTGCATCAATGGGATTCGATTTCAAACTGATAGAGGAGGTCGAGGACAGATTCCCGGTCGCCAGAGATATGCTGGACAAAGGAAACGTCTTCCTGCACATCGACGAGGTGGATGAGTACAGCCACCAGAAGGATCCCTTCAAGAAAAAGGCCATCCTGGAGGAGACCGACAGGCTGATGGAGAAGTATTTCTCCGATGCGGACAACATAATCTATTTCGTCGACCACGGCACTTCATGTGTAACCGGGGAGCATATCCTGATGAACGTTCCTCTGTGGTCCACCATCGATCTGGGCAAGGGCCCGGACG